The stretch of DNA CTTGAGGTCCACCGCGATCAAGTACACCTGCTTGTCAATCTCCGCCATGGTAAACACCTTGCCGGCAAACACAATCGGCGTGGCGGAACTGGAGCCCTTGATCGGCAGTTTCCAGAGCACATTTTTGTCCTCGGCCCATTCGGTCGGGAGATTTTTCTCCACGCTTACGCCATCATGACGCGGCCCGCGCCAGTGCGGCCAATCGACCGCGGCGACTTGGAAGACAACAGTAAACAGCAATGAAGTAACGAGTAGGTTTTTCATATTCAAAATTAAGCGATGATGTCTTTCACCACATGTCCGTGCACATCGGTCAATCGAAAGTCGCGGCCCTGATAACGATAGGTCAATCGACGATGATCAATGCCGAGCTGGTGCAGGATGGTGGCGTTCAGGTCGTGGATGTGCATGGTACCGGGGGTCCACTTGTGTTTGTCCGGCTGCGGCTTGAGCTGATTGCCGTCGGCATCGGCGATGTTGTAGCCGTAATCGTCGGTGCGTCCGTAGGTGATGCCCGGCTTGATGCCGCCGCCAGCCATCCAGATGCTGAAACAGCGCGGGTGATGATCACGCCCGTAATTATCCTTGCCCAAGCGCCCTTGACAATACGGCGTGCGGCCGAACTCCCCGCCCCACACCACGAGCGTGTCGTCGAGCATGCCGCGTTGGCGGAGATCCTTGATGAGACCGGCGCTCCCCTGATCAATGTCCTTACATTGGTTGCCATGCTCGCCAGCGAGGTTGCCGTGGGCGTCCCAACCGCGATGGAAAATCTGAATGTTCCGCACCCCGCGCTCGGCCAATCGCCGCGCGTTCAAGCAGCAGGCCGCAAAGGTGCCCGGCGTGCGGGCGTCTTCGCCATAGAGCTTGAAGGTGCTGTCCGGTTCCTTGCTCAGATCCATCAGCTCCGGCACGCTGCTTTGCATCCGGTACGCCATCTCGTGCTGTTGAATGCGCTCCAACGCGCCGGGATCGGACAACCGCTCGCCTTGTGCTCGGTTCAACGCCGCCAAGGTGTCCAGCTGCGCCCGGCGATCTTCGCGTGAGACGCCGGCAGGATTGTTCAGGTACAGCACCGGATCCCCTTCACTGCGCAACAGCACGCCCTGATGTTGTGAGGACATAAAGCCCGAACCCCATAGGCGTCCGAACAAGCTTTGCTCCGGGTGCTTGGTCCGCGCGTGCATCACGAGGTAGTTCGGCAAATTTTCATTGGCACTGCCCAGCCCGTAGCTCAACCAAGCGCCGAGGCTGGGTCGGCCGGGGATTTGGCTGCCGGACTGGATGTAGGTGATCGCCGGATCATGATTGATCGCCTCGGTAAACGCCGTGTGCACCACGCACAACTCCTTGGCCACCGTCGCCGTGTGCGGCAGCAGTTCGCTCACATGCACGCCGTCCGCGTTGTTGGCCTGTTTGGTAAATTTATATTTTGTCGGACACACCGGCAGTGTCTTTTGCCGCGAAGTCATGCCGGTGATGCGCTGGCCATCGCGCACTTCCTTCGGCAAATCCTTGCCGTACATCGCCTGCATCTTCGGCTTGTAATCCCACAGATCAAGATGACTCGGACCGCCGCTCATGAAGAGATAAATCACCCGCTTCGCCTTGGCCACATGATGCAGTCCCCCATTCAGCTTG from Limisphaerales bacterium encodes:
- a CDS encoding DUF1501 domain-containing protein, coding for MSTIENSIKKFERESQLMMTRRQMFGRSALGLGTAAMAGLMGPDMFGAGKGNAKLNGGLHHVAKAKRVIYLFMSGGPSHLDLWDYKPKMQAMYGKDLPKEVRDGQRITGMTSRQKTLPVCPTKYKFTKQANNADGVHVSELLPHTATVAKELCVVHTAFTEAINHDPAITYIQSGSQIPGRPSLGAWLSYGLGSANENLPNYLVMHARTKHPEQSLFGRLWGSGFMSSQHQGVLLRSEGDPVLYLNNPAGVSREDRRAQLDTLAALNRAQGERLSDPGALERIQQHEMAYRMQSSVPELMDLSKEPDSTFKLYGEDARTPGTFAACCLNARRLAERGVRNIQIFHRGWDAHGNLAGEHGNQCKDIDQGSAGLIKDLRQRGMLDDTLVVWGGEFGRTPYCQGRLGKDNYGRDHHPRCFSIWMAGGGIKPGITYGRTDDYGYNIADADGNQLKPQPDKHKWTPGTMHIHDLNATILHQLGIDHRRLTYRYQGRDFRLTDVHGHVVKDIIA